The genomic segment CGCCTGCACGATGTTCAACCCGCGTTCCTTGACCAGATAGATGGGGAACCAGGTTACGAAGAAGTAAGTCAGGACGTTGATGCAGTACTGCGCCAGATAGATGCCGACCAGCATGCGGTTGGTCAGCAATACCTTGAGGCGCACGAAGCTGAATCCGCTCTTGTCACCCTTTTCTGTCGTTTGGGGCCTTGCCTCCATGCTGACCGCGCCGCCGTCCTTCATCACGGCCAGTTCACCGGCATTGACCCACGGGTGGTTTTCCGGGCTGGAGATGAATTTGGCGAAGAAAAACGCGGCGACGAGGCCCAGCGCGCCCATGAACCAGAAGACCATGCGCCAGCCGTGTGCGTGGACCAGCCACGACATCAGCGGGGCGAAGGCGACCAGCGCGAAATACTGCGCCGAGTTGAAGATGGCCGAGGCGGTGCCGCGCTCGGACGCCGGGAACCACGCCGCAACGATCCGCGCATTGCCGGGGAAGGAGGGCGCTTCGGCAAGGCCGACAAGGAAACGCAGCACGAACAGCGAGCCGACGATCGACAGGCCACCGATAAAACCGACAAAGCCCTGAAACGCCGTGAAGATCGACCACAGGGCGATGGCACCGACATAAACGCGCTTGACCCCGAAGCGGTCCAGCAACGCCCCGCCCGGGATCTGCGCGGCGACATAGGCCCAACCGAAGGCCGAGAGGATAAAGCCCATATGGACAGGACTGAGGCCCAGCGCTTCCGATGCCGCAGAGCCGGCGATGGAAAAGGTCGACCGGTCAGCATAGTTGATCGTCGTGATGATAAAAAGAAAGACGATCAGTGCGTAGCGGACATGACTGGGTTTTGCGGAAGCCACCGCCGTGGGTGCGGCGGGCCGCGAGGCGCTGTCGGGCATGTTTCACTCTCTGTATTCATTCAGCTCGTGTATCGCTGACCTTTGGTCCTGCGCACCGGGCGGGTTTTATTAATGACAGTTACGCATAGTTTTCACGCCTTTGGGAGGGTTTGATTGCGCCGTTCATTGCGTTCCACGCATCGATCGATGCCGCCTTTGGCTTGGACCGTGACAAGGCTTATGGCTAGCGTCTGAGCATCGGGATGTGCAGCGGGCGCAAAGACGCTATGACTATGCCATCCGCATCAAAAAAAGTGACGAATACACGGAGGTCTTCATGGCTGGTATCGGCCCCAAGGAAATGGCGCAAACGATTGGCACGGGCCTCCTGTCTTTCCCCGTCACGCATTTCGATGCGGAAAACCGCTTTGACGAGACCCCTTACCGCGAACACTGCGCCTGGATGCTGGAAAAGCCGCTGGCCGGCCTGTTTGCCGCGGGCGGCACGGGTGAGTTCTTCTCGCTCAGCCTGACCGAGGTGCGCGACGTGGTTGCGGCTGCCGTGGAAGAGACCAATGGCAAGGCGCCGGTCGTCGCTGGTTGCGGCTACGGCACGCAGATCGCCATCGAACTGGCGCAGTCGGCCGAACAGAGCGGCGCGGACGGCATCCTGCTGCTGCCGCCCTATCTGATCAGCGGCAAGCAGGACGGGTTCGAAGCCCATATCGATGCCGTGTGCAAATCGACCAAGCTGGGCGTCATCGTCTATAACCGCGACAACGGCATCATCGAGGATGAAGCTCTGGCCCGACTGTGCGACAACAATCCCAATCTGGTCGGTTATAAGGACGGGGTGGGCGATATCGAACTGATGACGCGTATCTATACGCGCCTCGGTGACCGCCTCACCTATATCGGCGGTTTGCCGACGGCGGAAACCTTCGCCGCGCCGTATCTCAAGCTGGGCGTGACCACCTATTCATCGGCCATCTTCAACTTCCTCCCCGATTGGGCGCTCGACTTCTACACCGCCGTGCGCGCCGAGGATCAGGCCGCCGTGCTGGCCGGTCTGCGCGATTTCGTCATGCCGTACGTTGCGCTGCGCAACAAGGGCAAGGGCTACGCCGTCTCGATCGTCAAGGCCGGGATGCAGGCCATCGGCCGCTCCGCCGGGTCGGTGCGCACACCGCTCAGCGACCTCAGCGAAGCGGAGGTCGAGGAACTGAGGGCCCTGATCGCCAGGGTCCAGCCTGCGGCTCTGAAGACCGCCGCCTGATAGAACTGCCGCGCCGCTGAATTACAAGAGCCTGTACCGTCATGCCGTCTATCCCGACGCGCCGGACGAAGCGGCGCAGAGGCCGCTGATTATCGGCAATATGCTGCGCGAGACGGCGGCCTTCATGCGCAACACCCTAATCGCTAATGATACAACATGGGACAACCTGCCCGACCGCATGGTGCTGAGGGCAGGGGCCACGGCGTGGCCGACCAGATGAGCCATAGGCTGATTCAGTTCGCCGCACCGGTAACCCGCAGACCGTCGAAATCCCGCAATGGCTGCCTTACGAACCGGAGCGCCGAGCGACGGTGGTCTTCAATCGTCCTGCACATATCGAGGACGACCCGCGCGGCTGGGTTGTGGCGGCTATTCGCCGCCGTGCCCTATCTGAAGCCGGTGAACTCATTACGGCTTTCCTTTTTTCACCGGGTACGAAAGCGACGTGTGGCTATAACGCCGCACTCTCTGTAAGCGCTTACATTGAGGAATTGACAGCGCTGTTTTAAGCGCATACACAGCACAAAACGGCGCTGTAAGCGCTTACATGAACCGTACAGGGTGCTATTTTTATGGCGGCAAGCGTAACGCTGAATGACGTGGCGAAGGCGGCGGGTGTATCCATCGCTTCGGCCTCGCGCGCCATCAACGGCCTCGACAATGTCACCGAAGAGGTGCGCGCGCGCGTTCTGGCGGCCGCGGGTCAACTGAAATATGTGCCGCACGGGGCGGCGCGGTCGCTGGCCATGAGTCGCACCAACACCATCGGCGTCATCCTGCCCGACATCTATGGCGAGTTCTTCTCGGAAATCATCCGCGGCATCGATGTCGGTGCGCGGGCGGGCGGGTTGCATATTCTGGTGTCGGGTTCGCACGGCGATCTCAATGAGGCCATTGTTGCCGCTCGCTCCATGGCTGGGCGTGTGGACGGTCTGCTGGTCATGGCACCCTATGCGGATGCCGGGGAACTGGCGGGCAAGCTGCCGGTCAATCTGCCGCTGGTGATGATGGGGGGCGTCGGCGGTCAGGCCGACCTGCCCAGCCTCGTGGTCGATAATCACGGCGGCGCTCTGGAGGCCGTGCGGCATCTGGTCGAACAGGGCTGCCGCCGTATCGCCCATATCGCCGGACCCGAAAGCAATCTGGAGGCGCAGGATCGCCTGCGCGGTTATCTCGATGGCCTAAAAGAAGCCGGAAGGGCCGAGGCGGGATTTGAACCGCGTGTTCTGCCGGGCGATTTCACCGAGGCCACGGGCTATGCCGCCATTCAGGCCCTGCTGACGCAGGACGACATGCCGGACGGCCTGTTCGCCGCTAACGACATGATGGCGCTCGGCGCCTCGCTGGCCCTGCGTGAGGCCGGCTTGTCGATTCCGGGCGACGTGGCGGTGATCGGCTTCGACGACATTCCGGTGACGCGCTACGCCTCGCCGCCGATCTCGACTTTACGGGCAGGCGTATTCGACATTGGTCGGCGCAGCCTTGAACTTTTATCCGCGCTTATCGAGCGTGGCGGCACGGAAAGCCCGTCTTCCGCCGCCAGCCTGATCGTGCGGCCCGAACTGGTGGTGCGCGCCTCAAGCCGCCGCCGATAAGTATAGCGTTCAACACAAATAGAACAGTTCTTGGGAGAACAGGATATGCTGCATCAATCTCAGGCAAGACAAGCGAAGACCTGGGGGCTGCGCCCCAGAGGTTTAAGCATGGGTGTTTCCGGCGTCGCGCTGGCGGCCGCGCTGATCATGGCGACACCGGTCATGGCTGCGGAATCGGACGCCACGCTTCAGGGGCGCGCTACCGCCGCGCCGGCGGGCACGACCGTCACGGCCACCGACACCAATACCGGCGCGAAAACCACAGCAACCGTGAGCGCCGATGGCCGCTACGCCATCTTTGGCCTGCGTCCGGGCAACTACAGCATCACCTTCACTTCGCCGGACGGCACGACCCGCACCGAGACGGCCGCCCTGCCGGTCGGTCAGTCGACGGTGGTCGATGTGGACATGGCCGCGCCCGTCGCCGATAGCACGGTGCAGGAGGTGACCGTCGTCGCCTCGCGCCGTAACAACCCGCGCCAGTCGGAAGTTTCGACCTCGCTTTCGCGCGCCCAGATCGAAAACCTGCCGCAGAACGGTCGCAACTTCCTCAACTTCGCGGCGCTGGCCCCCGGCGTCTCGGTGTCTTCCGATCCGGAGCGAAAGACCTTTCAGGCCGGCGCCACCAGCGCTAATCAGGTCAACGTCTTCATCGACGGCATGAGCCAGAAGAATCAGGTGCTGCAAGGCGGCGTGGCCGGCCAGGACGCCTCGCGCGGCAACCCGTTCCCGCAACTGGCCGTGCAGGAGTTCAAGGTCTCGACCCAGAACTTCAAGGCGGAGTACGAACAGGCCGGTTCGGCTATCATCTCGGCTGTGACCAAGACCGGTGGTCGTGACTTCCACGGCACAATCTTCGGCACGCTCCAGACCAAGGATATGATCGGTCAGCCCTATTACGAGACGGGCGAAAAGAAGGACTATAAGAACGAGGAATACGGCTTTGACATCGGCGGGCCGATCATCCGCGACAAGCTGCATTTCTATGTATCCTATGAAGGGCGCAAGGACTCGCGGCCGACCGACGCCGTGACCATGCCTGCCGCCGATCGTCTGGGCGGTAATACGGCGCTCGCCTCTGCTCTGGCCTCGGCCTACAACGGCAGCTTCCCGAAGGACTTCAAGCAGGACATGTGGTTCGGCAAACTGACGTGGTTTGTCGATGAAAACAACACAGTCGATCTGATCGTGCGCGATCGTAAGGAAGACGATGTGCGTGGTTTTGGCGGCTTCACGGCGCAGACGCGCGGCAATACGCTCAATCAGCAGATTCAGGGCGCCACGCTGAAGTGGAAGATGCGCAGTGGCAATGTCCTCAACGAGATGTCGCTGGACTATCAGGATGTACAGTGGCGCAACAGCCCCTTGACGACGACCCCGGCCATCACTCTGACGAACGGCACCAATATCGGCGATGTCCGCGCAGCTTTTGGGGGCGTGCCCTATTCGCAGGAAAAGTCGCAGAAAAACACCACGTTCAAGAATGACATCACCTTTTCGGGTGTGGAATGGAACGGCACGCACGTTATCAAGGCCGGCATCAAGGTGGCCAAGTACGAATACGTCGCCGAAGAAAATGACCGCCGTCTGAACCCGGAATATTTTTATGATGCCGCCACCTACACACTGGGGGGCACCAATACACCTTATGCGGTGAAAATTGCTTCGGGGGATCCGCGCATCACGTCGGAAAACATGCAGTACGGCCTGTATATTCAGGACGACTGGACCGTGGACGAGCACTGGACCTTCAATCTCGGCCTGCGCTGGGATTACGAAGACAATATGCTCAACAACAAGTACGTCACCCCGGCGGATGTTGTCACGGCGCTTAAGGCCGCCGTTGGTTTCAACAAGGCGTTCAATGTCAACGACTATATCTCGACTGGCTCTAACCGTGAATCGTTCAAGGGCGCATTCCAGCCGCGTCTGGGGTTCTCGTATGACGTCAATGGCGACCGCGATCTGGTCATCTTCGGCGGTGCGGGCCGTTACTACGACCGCAATATCTTCGACTCGGCACAACTCGAAGAACGCCGTACACGCCTCTACGTGGCGCAGATCGATTTCAACAGCACGACGCCATGGAACCCCAGTTACTTCGGTAACCCGCAGGCGCTGGTCGACCTGGCGGCTGCCAAGAACCTCAAGGGCGAACTGATCCTGCTCAACAACGACGTGAAGGTGCCCTATTCTGACCAGTTCAATCTGGGTGTGCGCAAGCGCTTCGGCGATGTGAACACCTCGGTCTCGCTGTCGCACATCAAGTCGAAGAACCTCTTCAACTACGTGCTGGGCAACCGCCGTGCCGATGGTTCATGGTGTCAGTATGGGTCGCAGTATGCCTGTCAGCCGTGGGGTGAAGCCAATGGAGCGCCCGGCTATGGCAATATCATCGTTTCCGTCAGTGACCGTGAAGCCAAGTATAATGCCATCTACCTGACCGCCGACAAGGCGTGGACGCCGGCGACCAAATACGGCTTCTCCGCTACCTTGACGATGACGGACGCCAAGATGACCGGGCATAACGACCAGTTCATTTTCGACTACGCCAATCCGCGCGATACGGGCTGGCATGCGGCTGAGGGTGTGGACAAGTGGCGTTTTGTGGGCACGTTCATTGTGTCGGGCCCGTGGGATACGCGCATCTCGGCCATTGCTACCCGCGCTTCGGGTGTGCCCTTTGCCTCGATCGACGAGACTGGCCCGGCGCTGCGTATCATCGATGCGGCCTTCTTCCCGAAGCGTGACTTCCGTCAGGTCGATCTGCGTATATCCAAGGACTTCAACCTGCCGAACGGCAATGTCGTGACCCTGGACGGGCAAGTCTATAATCTGTTCGACACGATTAACTATCGTTACTCCGGCTGGACCGGCGGCTTCAATAACGGCATGGGCGCATCCTTCCGTCCCGACGACAATGCTCAGGTCGGTCCGGCGCGCTCCTTCCAGGTGGGCCTGACCTACAAGTGGTAAAGTCTTCGGAGCGGCGTGTTTAGCCGCTCCGCATCCCATGCCCGGCGGTGAGTCATCCCCTGATCGCGCCGCCGGACATCTGTCCCGCCAGCCTCTCTTCCTCGGCTCCGCGCGGGTGTTAACTTCCCCTCATACCGGGGGCTTCTTCCTCCCGTTTTCGAAGCCCCCGGTCTTTTTGGATCTCTTCTTTTTCTGAT from the Asticcacaulis sp. AND118 genome contains:
- a CDS encoding TonB-dependent receptor, producing MLHQSQARQAKTWGLRPRGLSMGVSGVALAAALIMATPVMAAESDATLQGRATAAPAGTTVTATDTNTGAKTTATVSADGRYAIFGLRPGNYSITFTSPDGTTRTETAALPVGQSTVVDVDMAAPVADSTVQEVTVVASRRNNPRQSEVSTSLSRAQIENLPQNGRNFLNFAALAPGVSVSSDPERKTFQAGATSANQVNVFIDGMSQKNQVLQGGVAGQDASRGNPFPQLAVQEFKVSTQNFKAEYEQAGSAIISAVTKTGGRDFHGTIFGTLQTKDMIGQPYYETGEKKDYKNEEYGFDIGGPIIRDKLHFYVSYEGRKDSRPTDAVTMPAADRLGGNTALASALASAYNGSFPKDFKQDMWFGKLTWFVDENNTVDLIVRDRKEDDVRGFGGFTAQTRGNTLNQQIQGATLKWKMRSGNVLNEMSLDYQDVQWRNSPLTTTPAITLTNGTNIGDVRAAFGGVPYSQEKSQKNTTFKNDITFSGVEWNGTHVIKAGIKVAKYEYVAEENDRRLNPEYFYDAATYTLGGTNTPYAVKIASGDPRITSENMQYGLYIQDDWTVDEHWTFNLGLRWDYEDNMLNNKYVTPADVVTALKAAVGFNKAFNVNDYISTGSNRESFKGAFQPRLGFSYDVNGDRDLVIFGGAGRYYDRNIFDSAQLEERRTRLYVAQIDFNSTTPWNPSYFGNPQALVDLAAAKNLKGELILLNNDVKVPYSDQFNLGVRKRFGDVNTSVSLSHIKSKNLFNYVLGNRRADGSWCQYGSQYACQPWGEANGAPGYGNIIVSVSDREAKYNAIYLTADKAWTPATKYGFSATLTMTDAKMTGHNDQFIFDYANPRDTGWHAAEGVDKWRFVGTFIVSGPWDTRISAIATRASGVPFASIDETGPALRIIDAAFFPKRDFRQVDLRISKDFNLPNGNVVTLDGQVYNLFDTINYRYSGWTGGFNNGMGASFRPDDNAQVGPARSFQVGLTYKW
- the kdgD gene encoding 5-dehydro-4-deoxyglucarate dehydratase, producing the protein MAGIGPKEMAQTIGTGLLSFPVTHFDAENRFDETPYREHCAWMLEKPLAGLFAAGGTGEFFSLSLTEVRDVVAAAVEETNGKAPVVAGCGYGTQIAIELAQSAEQSGADGILLLPPYLISGKQDGFEAHIDAVCKSTKLGVIVYNRDNGIIEDEALARLCDNNPNLVGYKDGVGDIELMTRIYTRLGDRLTYIGGLPTAETFAAPYLKLGVTTYSSAIFNFLPDWALDFYTAVRAEDQAAVLAGLRDFVMPYVALRNKGKGYAVSIVKAGMQAIGRSAGSVRTPLSDLSEAEVEELRALIARVQPAALKTAA
- a CDS encoding MFS transporter gives rise to the protein MPDSASRPAAPTAVASAKPSHVRYALIVFLFIITTINYADRSTFSIAGSAASEALGLSPVHMGFILSAFGWAYVAAQIPGGALLDRFGVKRVYVGAIALWSIFTAFQGFVGFIGGLSIVGSLFVLRFLVGLAEAPSFPGNARIVAAWFPASERGTASAIFNSAQYFALVAFAPLMSWLVHAHGWRMVFWFMGALGLVAAFFFAKFISSPENHPWVNAGELAVMKDGGAVSMEARPQTTEKGDKSGFSFVRLKVLLTNRMLVGIYLAQYCINVLTYFFVTWFPIYLVKERGLNIVQAGFAAAAPALCGFIGGLVGGFLSDYLLKKSGNVSRSRKVPIFVGMTLALAIIACAYVDQEWLVITLMAIAFFGKGVASLGWAVVSDVAPRDYIGLAGGVFNMFGNTAGIVTPIVIGYIVAMTGSFDGALIYVGLHCIVTLLAFGLITGKIERLKLD
- a CDS encoding LacI family DNA-binding transcriptional regulator, whose product is MAASVTLNDVAKAAGVSIASASRAINGLDNVTEEVRARVLAAAGQLKYVPHGAARSLAMSRTNTIGVILPDIYGEFFSEIIRGIDVGARAGGLHILVSGSHGDLNEAIVAARSMAGRVDGLLVMAPYADAGELAGKLPVNLPLVMMGGVGGQADLPSLVVDNHGGALEAVRHLVEQGCRRIAHIAGPESNLEAQDRLRGYLDGLKEAGRAEAGFEPRVLPGDFTEATGYAAIQALLTQDDMPDGLFAANDMMALGASLALREAGLSIPGDVAVIGFDDIPVTRYASPPISTLRAGVFDIGRRSLELLSALIERGGTESPSSAASLIVRPELVVRASSRRR